The Nostoc sp. NIES-3756 DNA window TTACAAAATACTCCTGGTGTATTTGGTGCAAGGCTAACGGGTGCAGGTTTTGGCGGCGCTTGTGTAGCATTAATGGCATTAGGTAAAGAAACAGCCGCAACTCAAGCCCTGGAACAATACAATCATGCAGGTTACACAGGGCGAATTTTAGTCCCTGAGTTTGATGCTAAGTAGGGGGATAAAAACGAAATTCTTCATTTTGAATTTTGAATTACTATGATGCAGCCTAAAGTTATTTTTGGAAATGCAGTCAGCGAAGGGGCGAGTCGCTGGGGTTGGTTTATGGGACACTTTATTACTCCAGATGATGATCCGCGTTCAACTACAGTACTAGAAATAAAGTGGGGTATTCATCAAGCAGGAGACTGTAGAACTGAGTGGGCGGTAAATAATCAAGCTGCTACTCTTTCCATCTTGATTAATGGTAAATTTTGCCTGCAATTTGAGGATGAGGAAATTACTTTATCTCGTGAGGGTGACTATGTGCTGTGGTGTGCAGGTGTGCCGCATTGTTGGATTGCTCAGTCTGACTGTACTATTCTGACTGTGAGATGGCCTTCAGTACCAAATGATAGTGTTGGAGTAGGTTTGCCCACAGTGGGGAACAGCCAGTAGGTTGGGCATTGTCCACCAATAAAATTACATCGTGGGCAATGCCCACCCTACTATATTGTTTACATAACAAATATTTTACTTACTCTTAATAGATGAGTTCGCTTAAATAACTAAAGTTACTAACAGTAATTTTCATAAAAATTAACGGGCTAAATATTAGTAAATTACGCTATTATCGACTAGCAATTACAAAAAATGCGGCTAGAGCCTTATTTAACTCAGGCTCTAAAGCTATTAATAAAGAGGTTAAGACAAATGGTTCAGAGTATAGGCGGTATGGCTAAATATTCGGCTGCCGACCTAGATCGATTTGCTCAAGAATTGAATCGAGACGGAATTTGTGTGATTCGTAATCTTTTTGAGCA harbors:
- a CDS encoding signal peptidase I codes for the protein MMQPKVIFGNAVSEGASRWGWFMGHFITPDDDPRSTTVLEIKWGIHQAGDCRTEWAVNNQAATLSILINGKFCLQFEDEEITLSREGDYVLWCAGVPHCWIAQSDCTILTVRWPSVPNDSVGVGLPTVGNSQ